A part of Sugiyamaella lignohabitans strain CBS 10342 chromosome D, complete sequence genomic DNA contains:
- the DAL5 gene encoding allantoate permease (Allantoate permease; ureidosuccinate permease; also transports dipeptides, though with lower affinity than for allantoate and ureidosuccinate; expression is constitutive but sensitive to nitrogen catabolite repression; GO_component: GO:0016021 - integral component of membrane [Evidence IEA,IEA]; GO_component: GO:0016021 - integral component of membrane [Evidence ISM] [PMID 12192589]; GO_component: GO:0016020 - membrane [Evidence IEA,IEA]; GO_component: GO:0005886 - plasma membrane [Evidence IMP,ISS] [PMID 3275614]; GO_function: GO:0015124 - allantoate transmembrane transporter activity [Evidence IMP,ISS] [PMID 3275614]; GO_function: GO:0042936 - dipeptide transporter activity [Evidence IMP] [PMID 16429164]; GO_function: GO:0042936 - dipeptide transporter activity [Evidence IGI,IMP] [PMID 17693598]; GO_function: GO:0005215 - transporter activity [Evidence IEA]; GO_process: GO:0015719 - allantoate transport [Evidence IMP] [PMID 3275614]; GO_process: GO:0042938 - dipeptide transport [Evidence IMP] [PMID 16429164]; GO_process: GO:0042938 - dipeptide transport [Evidence IGI,IMP] [PMID 17693598]; GO_process: GO:0055085 - transmembrane transport [Evidence IEA]; GO_process: GO:0006810 - transport [Evidence IEA,IEA]; GO_process: GO:0042939 - tripeptide transport [Evidence IMP] [PMID 16429164]): MSASFLAFSSNHSVQLAGYCLFSMSPLCFICYLSTISSNTAGHTKKVIFSATTLVGYCVGNLIGPQTFIASESPTYKTAKTTIVACYGVSLILIAATYYINRRANRIRDEKNEKLPDDFVNSEFADLTDFQNPEFRYAL, translated from the coding sequence ATGTCTGCTTCGTTTTTGGCCTTTTCTAGTAATCATAGCGTGCAACTGGCTGGATACTGTCTATTCAGCATGTCACCACtctgttttatttgttatttGAGTACTATCTCTTCGAATACCGCCGGTCATACCAAAAAGGTTATATTCAGTGCTACTACCTTGGTCGGTTATTGTGTGGGCAATCTCATTGGTCCACAAACATTTATTGCCTCTGAATCACCAACCTACAAGACAGCTAAAACTACAATCGTGGCGTGTTATGGTGTCAGCTTGATTCTAATTGCTGCCACTTACTACATTAACCGCAGAGCAAACAGAATTAGGGATGAGAAGAATGAGAAGCTTCCTGACGACTTTGTTAATTCAGAGTTTGCTGATCTTACTGATTTCCAGAATCCTGAGTTCCGCTACGCACTCTAG
- the DAL5 gene encoding allantoate permease (Allantoate permease; ureidosuccinate permease; also transports dipeptides, though with lower affinity than for allantoate and ureidosuccinate; expression is constitutive but sensitive to nitrogen catabolite repression; GO_component: GO:0016021 - integral component of membrane [Evidence IEA,IEA]; GO_component: GO:0016021 - integral component of membrane [Evidence ISM] [PMID 12192589]; GO_component: GO:0016020 - membrane [Evidence IEA,IEA]; GO_component: GO:0005886 - plasma membrane [Evidence IMP,ISS] [PMID 3275614]; GO_function: GO:0015124 - allantoate transmembrane transporter activity [Evidence IMP,ISS] [PMID 3275614]; GO_function: GO:0042936 - dipeptide transporter activity [Evidence IMP] [PMID 16429164]; GO_function: GO:0042936 - dipeptide transporter activity [Evidence IGI,IMP] [PMID 17693598]; GO_function: GO:0005215 - transporter activity [Evidence IEA]; GO_process: GO:0015719 - allantoate transport [Evidence IMP] [PMID 3275614]; GO_process: GO:0042938 - dipeptide transport [Evidence IMP] [PMID 16429164]; GO_process: GO:0042938 - dipeptide transport [Evidence IGI,IMP] [PMID 17693598]; GO_process: GO:0055085 - transmembrane transport [Evidence IEA]; GO_process: GO:0006810 - transport [Evidence IEA,IEA]; GO_process: GO:0042939 - tripeptide transport [Evidence IMP] [PMID 16429164]) produces MITEHKANVSKDLGVVEKNVEVEIAEVKDVNLKGADLAMEVAFQSYGMEIDEATNKRILRKIDMYVCTLMCVVYSIQFLDKVTNSFAAIMGLIPDLHMTGSEYSWIGSAFYLGYLVLEFPAAYLLQRFPIAKTVGIFVILWGFVLCMTSLPTTFGGFLTTRIFLGMLESAVTPAFVLITSQWYKSSEQFTRTAFWVGCNGIGGMIGAAIAYGLAKRQMAGDLPIVAWRLLFIIVGVVTIALGIAFILIIPDTPSKAWFLNEEEKLLVVERIRSNKQGFGNRKIKMDQVKEAFCDVRLYLNFFVMVLINIPNGGLTNFGSKYHKKKDNQITRFVLTFYRYCADRHGIRHFGCSSDEPSTRSSRGCRTVVVRSFRC; encoded by the coding sequence ATGATTACCGAACATAAAGCCAACGTCTCCAAAGATCTAGGAGTAGTGGAGAAAAATGTCGAGGTGGAAATAGCTGAGGTGAAAGATGTCAATCTCAAAGGGGCCGATTTGGCCATGGAGGTGGCTTTCCAATCCTATGGAATGGAAATAGATGAAGCCACCAACAAAAGGATATTGCGGAAAATTGACATGTATGTCTGTACTCTGATGTGCGTTGTCTATAGTATCCAATTCCTTGATAAAGTCACCAACAGCTTTGCGGCTATCATGGGACTGATACCTGATCTCCACATGACAGGCTCTGAATATAGTTGGATCGGTTCAGCTTTCTACTTGGGATATTTAGTTCTGGAATTCCCTGCTGcctatcttcttcagcgATTTCCTATTGCTAAAACAGTCGGAATCTTTGTGATTCTTTGGGGATTTGTCCTATGTATGACGTCTCTTCCCACTACATTTGGAGGGTTTCTTACCACCCGTATCTTTCTCGGGATGCTTGAGAGTGCGGTAACTCCAGCGTTTGTTCTTATAACTTCTCAATGGTATAAATCATCTGAACAATTTACTAGAACTGCGTTCTGGGTGGGCTGCAATGGCATCGGAGGTATGATTGGAGCAGCTATAGCTTATGGTTTAGCCAAAAGACAAATGGCTGGTGACCTTCCAATCGTAGCATGGCGTTTACTCTTTATCATTGTTGGCGTGGTCACTATTGCTTTGGGTATTGCTTTTATCCTAATTATTCCTGACACACCTTCCAAGGCTTGGTTCCTAaacgaggaagaaaagcTGCTGGTTGTTGAAAGAATTCGTTCAAACAAGCAAGGATTTGGTAACcgaaaaatcaaaatggATCAAGTTAAAGAGGCGTTTTGCGATGTTCGTCTCTActtgaatttttttgtgaTGGTTCTCATTAATATTCCTAATGGTGGCCTCACCAATTTTGGAAGTAAGTatcataaaaaaaaagacaatCAAATTACAAGATTTGTTCTAACATTCTATAGGTATTGTGCTGACCGGCATGGGATACGACACTTTGGGTGCTCTTCTGATGAGCCTTCCACAAGGAGCAGTAGAGGTTGTAGGACTGTGGTTGTTCGGTCTTTTCGTTGCTAG
- the DAL5 gene encoding allantoate permease (Allantoate permease; ureidosuccinate permease; also transports dipeptides, though with lower affinity than for allantoate and ureidosuccinate; expression is constitutive but sensitive to nitrogen catabolite repression; GO_component: GO:0016021 - integral component of membrane [Evidence IEA,IEA]; GO_component: GO:0016021 - integral component of membrane [Evidence ISM] [PMID 12192589]; GO_component: GO:0016020 - membrane [Evidence IEA,IEA]; GO_component: GO:0005886 - plasma membrane [Evidence IMP,ISS] [PMID 3275614]; GO_function: GO:0015124 - allantoate transmembrane transporter activity [Evidence IMP,ISS] [PMID 3275614]; GO_function: GO:0042936 - dipeptide transporter activity [Evidence IMP] [PMID 16429164]; GO_function: GO:0042936 - dipeptide transporter activity [Evidence IGI,IMP] [PMID 17693598]; GO_function: GO:0005215 - transporter activity [Evidence IEA]; GO_process: GO:0015719 - allantoate transport [Evidence IMP] [PMID 3275614]; GO_process: GO:0042938 - dipeptide transport [Evidence IMP] [PMID 16429164]; GO_process: GO:0042938 - dipeptide transport [Evidence IGI,IMP] [PMID 17693598]; GO_process: GO:0055085 - transmembrane transport [Evidence IEA]; GO_process: GO:0006810 - transport [Evidence IEA,IEA]; GO_process: GO:0042939 - tripeptide transport [Evidence IMP] [PMID 16429164]), producing the protein MTIQENETAMGPKDLGIVEKNAMVEVAEVKDLNLKTADLAMEVAFQSYGMEIDEATNRKILRKIDLYVCSLMCIVYAVQYLDKVTNSFASIMGLRTDLNITGSQYSWIGSVFYIAYLVFEFPASYSLQRFPIAKTVGAFVIAWGFVLCMTALPTNYGGFLTTRIFLGMLESAVTPAFVLLTSQWYKSEEQFTRTSFWVGCNGLGSIIGSLTAYGLAKRQEAGTLPISGWRLLFVIVGVVTIALGIIFILVIPDVPAKAWFLTEEEKLLVVERIRSNKQGFGNRKFKMDQVKEAFTDVRLYLNFLVMVLIDIPNGGMTNFQSKFCLYFKHFKTKSEKKKD; encoded by the coding sequence ATGACAATACAAGAGAACGAGACGGCGATGGGTCCCAAGGACCTTGGAATCGTCGAGAAAAATGCCATGGTCGAGGTTGCTGAGGTCAAGGACCTAAATCTCAAGACTGCCGATTTGGCTATGGAAGTGGCATTTCAGTCCTATGGTATggaaattgatgaagctaCCAACAGAAAGATCCTTAGAAAAATCGATCTTTATGTATGTAGTCTCATGTGTATTGTCTATGCTGTACAATATTTAGACAAGGTTACCAACAGTTTCGCGTCCATTATGGGACTAAGAACTGATCTCAATATTACTGGATCACAATATAGTTGGATTGGTTCCGTGTTTTACATTGCCTATTTGGTTTTCGAGTTCCCAGCTTCTTATTCTTTACAAAGATTTCCGATTGCTAAAACCGTAGGCGCTTTTGTTATCGCCTGGGGGTTTGTTCTGTGTATGACTGCACTTCCCACGAACTACGGCGGCTTCCTTACCACCCGTATCTTTCTCGGTATGTTGGAGAGTGCTGTTACTCCAGCTTTCGTCTTGCTTACGTCTCAATGGTACAAGTCAGAAGAGCAGTTCACACGCACGTCTTTCTGGGTTGGCTGTAATGGACTGGGTTCTATTATCGGTTCCTTGACTGCGTACGGTCTAGCTAAGAGACAAGAGGCTGGAACTCTACCAATATCTGGATGGAGATTGCTGTTTGTTATTGTGGGAGTTGTGACTATCGCTCTCGgaattatatttattttggtCATTCCAGATGTCCCTGCAAAGGCATGGTTTTTAACTGAAGAGGAAAAGCTTTTGGTAGTTGAGAGAATCAGAAGTAATAAACAAGGTTTTGGTAACAGAAAATTCAAGATGGATCAAGTTAAAGAGGCATTCACAGATGTTCGTTTATACTTGAACTTCCTAGTAATGGTTCTTATTGATATTCCTAATGGAGGAATGACCAATTTCCAAAGTAAGTTTTGCTTGTATTTTAAACATTTTAAAACGAAatctgaaaaaaagaaagattGA
- the UTP15 gene encoding Utp15p (Nucleolar protein; component of the small subunit (SSU) processome containing the U3 snoRNA that is involved in processing of pre-18S rRNA; GO_component: GO:0030686 - 90S preribosome [Evidence IDA] [PMID 12150911]; GO_component: GO:0005730 - nucleolus [Evidence IEA,IEA]; GO_component: GO:0005730 - nucleolus [Evidence IDA] [PMID 12068309]; GO_component: GO:0005634 - nucleus [Evidence IEA]; GO_component: GO:0033553 - rDNA heterochromatin [Evidence IDA] [PMID 15489292]; GO_component: GO:0030529 - ribonucleoprotein complex [Evidence IEA]; GO_component: GO:0032040 - small-subunit processome [Evidence IDA] [PMID 12068309]; GO_component: GO:0034455 - t-UTP complex [Evidence IDA] [PMID 17515605]; GO_function: GO:0030515 - snoRNA binding [Evidence IPI] [PMID 12068309]; GO_process: GO:0000462 - maturation of SSU-rRNA from tricistronic rRNA transcript (SSU-rRNA, 5.8S rRNA, LSU-rRNA) [Evidence IMP] [PMID 12068309]; GO_process: GO:0045943 - positive regulation of transcription from RNA polymerase I promoter [Evidence IMP] [PMID 15489292]; GO_process: GO:0006364 - rRNA processing [Evidence IEA,IEA]; GO_process: GO:0042254 - ribosome biogenesis [Evidence IEA]; GO_process: GO:0006351 - transcription, DNA-templated [Evidence IEA]), translating into MSTQAVRIQPVRNPVLPAKTTPELRYWRGFKNPLLVKENNAVNHLHFNPQSPHDFAVTSSTRVQIFSAKTRQVVRTIARFKDTVYSGEFRSDGKLLVAGDATGLIQVFDANSRSVLVTLLPTQHSTQVTKFHPTELSTLLSASDDRVVRLWDLTSPNPVASYGDHTDYVRTACFIPQSSLIATGCYDGLVRIYDRRISAEEGPVATHDQGAPVESVLALNSTTFLSAGDPTVKVWDLAASKKVKELGNFQKTVTCLADAGERGVLAGSLDGHVKVLDSSSPDWSVKFGWKFGGAVLNTGVSPDHKHFVTGLTSGLLSIRTRKTEPKVAQGVKTAKVGNFARMVRGAEYHGELEHRVLDTKSAPSRKLKAYERHLKAFRWSDALDSAFSNDMAPELTTTVLEELKRRGKVIVSLSGRDEDSLEPILKWSVKAVQDTRSIPIVADWVGCIVDMYANLIDRSPVLENLVLQLRKRVALEVERAKEAKRIDGMLELLLSR; encoded by the coding sequence ATGTCTACACAGGCTGTACGAATCCAGCCGGTGCGAAACCCCGTGCTACCTGCTAAGACCACTCCTGAATTACGATACTGGAGAGGGTTCAAAAACCCTTTACTTGTCAAAGAAAACAACGCAGTAAACCACTTGCACTTCAATCCCCAATCGCCTCATGATTTTGCAGTgactagtagtactagaGTACAAATTTTCTCGGCAAAGACTCGACAGGTAGTTCGAACGATTGCCAGATTTAAGGATACTGTCTATAGCGGTGAATTCCGATCCGATGGAAAACTATTAGTTGCGGGTGACGCAACTGGTCTCATTCAAGTTTTTGATGCCAATTCCAGAAGTGTTTTAGTCACTCTATTACCAACACAGCATTCGACTCAGGTAACAAAATTTCATCCCACTGAGCTGTCAACTCTATTATCTGCATCTGATGACCGTGTGGTGAGACTCTGGGATCTGACATCACCCAACCCAGTCGCTTCCTATGGGGATCATACCGATTACGTCCGTACCGCATGTTTCATTCCTCAGTCAAGTCTCATTGCTACTGGTTGTTACGATGGACTAGTGAGAATCTATGACCGTCGTATATCTGCTGAAGAGGGTCCAGTAGCTACACATGATCAAGGTGCTCCAGTGGAGAGTGTCTTGGCACTAAATTCAACAACATTTTTATCAGCTGGCGATCCAACTGTCAAGGTATGGGATTTGGCTGCTAGCAAAAAGGTCAAGGAGCTAGGAAACTTCCAAAAGACTGTCACCTGTTTagcagatgctggtgaaaGAGGCGTCTTAGCTGGTTCGTTAGATGGCCATGTCAAAGTACTCGATTCATCTTCGCCAGATTGGTCCGTCAAATTCGGTTGGAAATTTGGCGGTGCCGTTCTTAACACAGGTGTTTCACCTGACCATAAGCATTTCGTTACTGGATTGACCAGTGGTTTATTATCTATTCGAACAAGAAAGACAGAGCCGAAAGTTGCTCAAGGTGTTAAAACAGCCAAAGTCGGTAATTTTGCTCGTATGGTCAGAGGTGCGGAATATCATGGTGAGCTGGAGCATAGAGTCCTTGATACAAAGTCGGCCCCTAGTCGTAAATTAAAAGCATATGAAAGACATCTCAAAGCTTTCAGATGGAGTGATGCGCTTGATTCAGCGTTTTCTAATGACATGGCTCCAGAATTGACAACGACCGTTTTAGAAGAGTTAAAAAGACGCGGAAAGGTAATTGTTTCGCTATCTGGCAGAGACGAAGACTCGTTGGAACCGATTTTGAAATGGAGTGTGAAAGCCGTTCAGGATACTAGGTCAATCCctattgttgctgattGGGTCGGTTGCATTGTTGACATGTATGCCAACCTAATTGATCGTTCGCCTGTCTTAGAGAACCTTGTCCTCCAGTTAAGAAAACGTGTTGCATTAGAGGTTGAGCGAGCCAAAGAAGCCAAGCGGATTGATGGCATGCTCGAGTTATTATTGAGTAGGTAG
- the ATP25 gene encoding Atp25p (Mitochondrial protein required for the stability of Oli1p (Atp9p) mRNA; also required for the Oli1p ring formation; YMR098C is not an essential gene; GO_component: GO:0016020 - membrane [Evidence IEA]; GO_component: GO:0005743 - mitochondrial inner membrane [Evidence IEA,IEA]; GO_component: GO:0005743 - mitochondrial inner membrane [Evidence IDA] [PMID 18216280]; GO_component: GO:0005739 - mitochondrion [Evidence IEA]; GO_component: GO:0005739 - mitochondrion [Evidence IDA] [PMID 14562095]; GO_component: GO:0005739 - mitochondrion [Evidence IDA] [PMID 16823961]; GO_function: GO:0003674 - molecular_function [Evidence ND]; GO_process: GO:0048255 - mRNA stabilization [Evidence IEA]; GO_process: GO:0048255 - mRNA stabilization [Evidence IMP] [PMID 18216280]; GO_process: GO:0033615 - mitochondrial proton-transporting ATP synthase complex assembly [Evidence IMP] [PMID 18216280]) translates to MASRRVIYTLLEPVTRPYFAPYRHNYNQRQQEKRRQALQRKWISTGVSDGVVELTEEEAALVASGHATNSAGSTSGSGTSTVIVSSSSSNQAGSISSSVSGDNEHSLLRTTSDDIPWYLRNTDTIKATESLQSREPLPDFPFASPRSLENMAKYMIEDLGLVDLQIIDLRHVQPASPFGPNDIMLLCSGKGSRHLTKASQSLIGYVKQNYNQLADTEGILSSNFLRVYNRRLRKRAQRQGTANREFMAGGDSTGTMVDRTGSWVVLDTKVDGIYIHIFTEERRSEVDLEGYWSQKSKGISELVDLPKSKFEKRFVLPGSRRGFATSIVASNVKATLAETVGSSSTASVAPTVKAAVADAHINNTPTAHTSKLSVDSTDSAVVEEPVPSESQNYLDELQKWSLAGDYKRCIRLKSFAPELTAEENQKSDTLILKAHLNYLAVNQKTIIFSEITPTCDIVSSFINAFPTEPMPLQWRLRLIFLQKLHTINEPAFPLNLLVEHITLQQASGVPIEPWDVEMVVATIAYSHQFTNKKVNNLSVAEWEAVCDNKLQLILQVHEVAFRSTGEVLSVSDSLVALLYRLCFSLSKEGKAKSIVPSEALADPTPSTGVPNSYIAGVTGKRAFVDPRATTMMGLFGGEGGAKMTKPIVILIMSVLINGGSWDKFWSFWTNINRYTIVDQDLLAVMVSLVTKTGDQANMIHLLEKYLPTLLTDLERTGVSILPETAEALKASVQYLDPARARYDFIRNFLGC, encoded by the coding sequence ATGGCGAGCAGAAGAGTTATTTATACTCTTCTAGAGCCTGTAACAAGGCCCTATTTTGCTCCTTATAGGCACAACTATAATCAAAGGCAGCAAGAGAAACGGCGACAGGCTCTACAGAGGAAATGGATCAGTACTGGAGTTAGTGATGGTGTTGTCGAActgactgaagaagaggcagcatTGGTTGCTAGTGGTCATGCCACAAATTCAGCAGGATCCACTTCGGGATCAGGGACCAGCACAGTAATTGTttcatcatcctcttcaaacCAGGCTGGATCTATTTCAAGTTCAGTTTCTGGTGATAATGAACATAGTCTACTTCGTACGACTAGTGACGATATTCCATGGTACCTAAGGAACACTGACACTATCAAAGCAACCGAGTCTTTACAGTCAAGGGAGCCATTACCTGACTTCCCATTTGCATCCCCACGGTCATTGGAGAATATGGCCAAGTATATGATTGAGGATCTGGGATTGGTTGATTTGCAAATTATAGATTTACGCCATGTTCAACCCGCTTCTCCTTTTGGTCCCAATGACATAATGCTATTATGTTCCGGAAAAGGATCTCGTCACTTGACCAAGGCTAGTCAGAGCCTGATTGGATACGTGAAGCAGAATTATAATCAGTTGGCTGATACAGAGGGTATCTTAAGTTCAAATTTCTTAAGAGTGTATAATCGAAGACTCCGGAAAAGGGCCCAACGACAAGGTACTGCTAATAGAGAGTTTATGGCGGGAGGTGATAGCACTGGAACTATGGTGGATAGAACTGGATCATGGGTTGTTCTGGATACAAAGGTAGatggtatttatattcatatATTCACAGAGGAGCGACGATCAGAGGTAGATTTGGAGGGATACTGGAGTCAAAAGTCAAAAGGAATTTCCGAATTGGTTGATCTACCAAAATCGAAGTTCGAGAAGAGATTTGTTTTGCCGGGATCAAGGAGAGGATTTGCTACCTCGATAGTAGCGTCAAATGTTAAAGCAACTCTTGCTGAAACCGTTGGTTCATCTTCGACTGCTTCAGTGGCTCCTACTGTCAAAGCTGCAGTGGCAGATGCACATATCAACAATACTCCCACCGCTCACACCTCAAAACTATCAGTTGATTCTACTGACTCTGCAGTTGTAGAAGAGCCAGTACCATCTGAGTCTCAAAATTACTTGGACGAACTTCAAAAATGGTCGCTTGCCGGTGACTACAAACGCTGTATTCGACTAAAATCATTTGCACCAGAGttgacagcagaagaaaatcAGAAATCAGATACACTCATTCTCAAAGCACACTTGAACTACCTTGCAGTCAATCAAAAGactattattttttctgAGATCACACCCACCTGTGACATTGTCAGTTCGTTTATTAATGCATTTCCTACGGAACCAATGCCATTACAATGGCGGTTACGACTCATATTCCTTCAGAAACTTCATACAATCAATGAGCCAGCTTTTCCTCTAAATTTGTTGGTTGAACACATTACACTACAACAAGCCTCAGGAGTTCCTATTGAACCTTGGGATGTTGAAATGGTGGTAGCCACTATTGCATACTCGCATCAATttacaaataaaaaggTAAATAACCTTAGTGTGGCAGAATGGGAGGCTGTATGCGACAATAAATTACAGCTTATTTTACAGGTTCACGAGGTTGCATTCAGATCTACGGGTGAGGTACTTTCAGTGAGTGATTCTTTGGTAGCATTATTATACCGACTTTGCTTTTCACTGAGTAAAGAGGGCAAAGCCAAGAGTATTGTGCCAAGTGAGGCTTTGGCGGACCCTACACCTAGTACAGGCGTTCCAAACTCATACATAGCTGGAGTTACTGGAAAGAGAGCATTTGTTGACCCACGGGCAACAACGATGATGGGTTTATTTGGAGGAGAAGGTGGTGCTAAAATGACTAAACCAATTGTCATTCTTATCATGTCAGTGCTCATCAATGGAGGATCTTGGGACAAATTCTGGTCTTTCTGGACGAATATCAACCGATATACGATTGTCGACCAAGACCTTCTTGCAGTAATGGTATCATTGGTAACTAAAACAGGCGACCAAGCTAATATGATTCATTTATTAGAAAAGTATCTCCCAACTTTATTGACTGATTTGGAGAGAACTGGGGTTTCTATTCTTCCAGAAACCGCAGAAGCCTTGAAGGCGAGTGTGCAGTATCTTGACCCAGCCAGAGCACGGTATGATTTCATTCGAAACTTTTTAGGTTGTTAA